One window from the genome of Anguilla rostrata isolate EN2019 chromosome 5, ASM1855537v3, whole genome shotgun sequence encodes:
- the LOC135254992 gene encoding uncharacterized protein LOC135254992 has protein sequence MTKTAYIATTTDCWTARRRSFIGVTAHWLDPSSFERHSVGPACKQLKGAHAFDVLAGAMNDIQYEIREKIVRTTTDNGSNFLKAFCVFGKDENNSVTAEEVTDEEATQDSEHQDEEVEVEFIDVEAIMAEDDGLQYQLLKHHRCACHLINLVSTVDANNANRIEAYKKLSRSAFSKCQALWNKTARSTTAAEVVEEHCKLQLVQPNATRCSSFYLAVERILRILKDRGEGAMRAVCAALNVPMYSPADIAFLGEYANTMSPVAQAINILQGESNIQMGWLLPTITTLITKLEKTRASQRFSKPLVDALQDGLKNRFGKMMSDPELVAAAILHPKFKTSWTSDEDVLKLGLSYIKEHLPDHEPLPRPADNSSSASDEEDFFSNMKHVHTQETTKQLDAYIYLACTSEGVNILTSYPAVSNLSLKLNTALPASAACERLFSAAGLILSPR, from the exons ATGACGAAGACTGCATACATAGCCACAACAACTGATTGCTGGACTGCAAGGAGAAGGAGTTTTATTGGAGTTACAGCGCATTGGCTGGATCCCAGCAGTTTTGAGAGGCATTCTGTTGGTCCTGCGTGCAAGCAGTTGAAGGGTGCTCACGCATTCGATGTCTTGGCAGGTGCGATGAATGACATACAATATGAAATCCGTGAGAAAATAGTCAGAACCACAACTGATAATGGCTCAAATTTCTTGAaagcattttgtgtgtttggaaaAGATGAAAACAACAGTGTTACTGCTGAGGAGGTAACTGACGAAGAGGCAACTCAAGACAGTGAGCATCAGGATGAGGAGGTGGAAGTGGAATTTATCGATGTTGAAGCCATTATGGCTGAAGATGATGGTCTTCAGTACCAACTTCTGAAGCATCATCGGTGCGCTTGCCATTTGATAAATTTGGTTTCTACGGTGGATGCCAATAATGCAAACAGGATAGAGGCCTACAAGAAACTGTCTAGGTCAGCCTTCTCCAAGTGTCAGGCTCTTTGGAATAAGACTGCAAGGTCCACTACTGCTGCAGAGGTGGTTGAAGAGCACTGCAAACTTCAGCTGGTACAACCTAACGCAACAAGATGCAGCTCCTTTTACTTGGCCGTCGAGCGGATCTTGAGAATCCTCAAAGATCGAGGAGAGGGGGCTATGAGAGCTGTCTGTGCTGCACTCAATGTTCCAAT gtaCAGTCCAGCTGACATTGCCTTTTTGGGTGAATATGCAAACACAATGAGTCCAGTTGCTCAGGCGATAAACATACTACAGGGAGAATCCAACATTCAGATGGGATGGCTCCTCCCTACAATTACCACCCTCATCACCAAGCTTGAGAAAACCAGAGCGTCGCAGAGATTCTCCAAGCCACTAGTTGATGCCCTGCAAGACGGTTTGAAGAACCGGTTTGGGAAAATGATGTCTGACCCAGAGCTGGTTGCTGCAGCCATTCTTCatccaaaattcaaaacatCCTGGACCAGTGATGAAGACGTCCTCAAACTAG GCCTCAGTTACATCAAGGAACATCTTCCCGACCATGAGCCTCTGCCGCGACCTGCTGACAACTCCTCAAGCGCTTCTGATGAAGAGGATTTCTTTTCTAATAtgaagcatgtacacacacaggaaacgACCAAACAACTGGATGCATACATTTACCTGGCGTGTACATCTGAAGGTGTGAACATTTTGACATCTTACCCAGCTGTATCCAACCTGTCGCTCAAGTTAAACACAGCCCTACCTGCCTCTGCTGCCTGTGAAAGGCTTTTTAGTGCAGCTGGATTGATCTTGAGCCCAAGATGA